One segment of Candidatus Bathyarchaeota archaeon DNA contains the following:
- a CDS encoding AMP phosphorylase, whose product MRLKVRLTHLDAGGKLLIIMNIDDAEELGVRSLSRVKLRKNGLETTAIVNTTTRMFHRGNVGVCLDVQQRLQLVEGDIIDVELSNPPNSLNHIKKRLKGRKLTHNEIKEIIRDVVNGLLSDVELTSFVTSLQHFALDMDEATSLSIAMVESGQTLQLDKKIIVDKHSIGGVPGDKTTLLVVPIVASCGLTIPKCSSRAITSAAGTADRAEVYMPVNLGLEEMRRVLEKTDGCIVWGGALHLAPADDIFVNIEFPLSIDPLLLPSIMSKKKAVGSKFVVIDIPTGAEVKVKTMVEAQLLAQDFIELGRRLEMNVQCAITYGGQPVGHAIGPALEAREALENLTNIRLDRDLVDKATDIAGMLLEMAGIHDGEAKAMDVLKSGRAERKMREIIAEQGGNPNIKPEDIPVGQYTLDIEAENHGILLWIDMPRLVEIARLAGSPKDKGAGVLLHKKLGEKVSKGDKLFTIYSEKAGKLESAYSSLKDSPIMLVGHSMEMTLSCIKDYKPQPDRFMLDR is encoded by the coding sequence GTGAGGTTGAAGGTTAGGCTTACACATCTGGACGCAGGCGGGAAACTACTGATAATCATGAACATAGACGACGCTGAGGAGCTAGGTGTCAGGAGTCTGAGCAGGGTCAAGCTGAGAAAGAACGGTTTAGAGACGACAGCCATCGTAAACACCACAACCAGAATGTTCCATAGAGGAAATGTAGGAGTATGTCTGGATGTTCAGCAACGCCTCCAACTGGTTGAGGGCGACATAATCGATGTTGAACTCTCAAACCCACCAAACTCCCTCAACCATATCAAGAAGAGGCTAAAGGGAAGGAAACTCACACATAACGAGATAAAAGAGATCATAAGAGACGTTGTCAACGGCTTGTTGAGTGACGTTGAATTAACATCCTTCGTTACCTCCTTACAACATTTCGCCCTAGACATGGACGAGGCTACAAGTCTCTCAATCGCTATGGTTGAGTCAGGCCAGACCCTGCAACTCGACAAAAAAATCATCGTTGACAAACACTCAATTGGAGGTGTTCCAGGGGATAAGACAACTCTTCTGGTGGTTCCAATAGTCGCCTCATGCGGTTTAACAATCCCAAAATGCTCCTCCAGGGCAATAACCTCAGCGGCAGGAACGGCTGACAGGGCCGAAGTATATATGCCTGTGAACCTGGGTCTGGAGGAGATGAGAAGAGTCTTAGAGAAGACTGACGGCTGCATAGTATGGGGTGGCGCCTTACATCTCGCCCCCGCAGACGACATCTTCGTCAACATTGAGTTCCCCCTCTCGATAGACCCACTACTGCTGCCGTCAATAATGAGTAAGAAGAAAGCTGTAGGATCCAAGTTTGTAGTGATCGATATACCTACAGGGGCTGAGGTCAAGGTCAAGACGATGGTTGAAGCCCAGCTCCTTGCACAAGACTTCATAGAGCTCGGGAGGAGGCTGGAGATGAATGTGCAATGTGCAATAACATATGGAGGCCAACCTGTAGGCCACGCCATAGGACCAGCCCTCGAGGCTAGAGAGGCCCTAGAGAACCTGACTAACATTAGGCTTGACAGGGACCTGGTAGACAAGGCAACCGATATCGCTGGAATGCTACTTGAAATGGCTGGAATCCACGACGGTGAGGCTAAGGCCATGGATGTTCTGAAGTCTGGTAGGGCTGAGCGGAAGATGAGGGAGATAATCGCCGAGCAAGGCGGCAACCCAAATATCAAGCCTGAAGACATTCCAGTTGGCCAATACACTCTTGACATAGAGGCTGAGAATCATGGAATCCTCCTCTGGATCGATATGCCTAGACTCGTTGAGATTGCTAGGTTGGCCGGCTCACCGAAAGATAAGGGTGCAGGTGTCCTGCTGCATAAGAAACTTGGAGAGAAGGTGAGTAAAGGCGATAAATTGTTCACAATCTATTCAGAGAAGGCTGGCAAACTTGAGAGTGCATATTCAAGCTTGAAAGATTCACCTATCATGCTTGTAGGCCACAGTATGGAGATGACCCTTAGTTGCATCAAGGACTATAAACCTCAACCCGACAGATTCATGCTTGATAGGTGA
- a CDS encoding ribose 1,5-bisphosphate isomerase, translating into MRTLQKHFFETGSKQLLAIDNISFVVVCLNISKFLEKATSDIESMRVRGAGNIARHAVSAIRMVAKHSRAKDGKTLLVELEDAAKRLLSTRPTAVSLANGVRYVMHRVNMASMGSMDLERIRSVALTAADEFIEESMKAVERIGEIGSRRIRDGDVLLTHCHSAAAVEVMRRAWMNGRRFSVYVTETRPRYQGRETATILSRLGIPITLIVDSAARYFMNDVDKVVVGADAIAANGAVVNKIGTSTIATLAHEARTQFMVASETYKFSPETVMGELVTVEERDATEVVSKNFIRKYPKIRVRNPAFDVTPPEYVDLIVTERGIIPPQGAIMVIHELFGSIQPDELLKYQTYKITEDQQ; encoded by the coding sequence ATGAGAACTTTACAGAAACATTTCTTTGAAACTGGAAGTAAACAGTTATTGGCTATCGACAACATATCTTTTGTAGTGGTTTGTTTGAACATCTCGAAATTTTTGGAGAAGGCAACTTCAGATATTGAGAGTATGCGTGTTAGAGGTGCAGGGAATATAGCTAGACATGCGGTCTCAGCGATAAGAATGGTCGCTAAACATTCTAGGGCGAAGGACGGGAAGACCCTCTTGGTTGAGCTTGAAGATGCTGCCAAGAGACTTCTATCAACCAGACCCACCGCCGTCTCCTTGGCTAACGGTGTAAGGTATGTGATGCATAGAGTCAATATGGCCAGTATGGGTAGCATGGACCTTGAGAGAATAAGATCTGTCGCGTTGACTGCCGCCGATGAATTCATCGAGGAGTCAATGAAGGCTGTCGAGCGGATAGGTGAGATAGGTTCTAGACGTATAAGAGACGGTGATGTCCTCTTGACACACTGCCACAGCGCTGCGGCCGTCGAGGTTATGAGAAGAGCTTGGATGAACGGTAGAAGGTTCAGTGTGTACGTCACGGAGACAAGACCTAGATATCAGGGAAGAGAGACTGCAACCATACTCTCCAGGCTAGGTATCCCTATAACCTTAATAGTCGACTCAGCGGCGAGATACTTCATGAATGATGTCGACAAGGTAGTCGTCGGAGCCGACGCTATCGCAGCCAACGGAGCGGTTGTGAATAAAATAGGGACCTCAACCATAGCGACCCTGGCCCATGAAGCCAGAACACAATTCATGGTTGCAAGTGAAACCTACAAGTTCAGCCCAGAAACAGTCATGGGTGAACTCGTAACCGTTGAGGAGAGGGATGCGACTGAGGTTGTTTCGAAAAACTTCATCCGAAAATACCCGAAGATAAGAGTCAGGAACCCAGCCTTCGATGTAACACCACCTGAATATGTAGACCTCATAGTTACCGAGAGAGGCATAATCCCCCCTCAAGGCGCCATAATGGTTATCCATGAACTATTCGGCTCAATCCAGCCAGATGAGCTATTAAAGTATCAGACCTACAAGATAACTGAGGATCAACAGTAA
- a CDS encoding type II toxin-antitoxin system VapC family toxin, whose protein sequence is MRLVVDASVVSKWFNIEKFSDKAVEVKDAFVSGALELAAPIHIIYEVGNSIWRNRQLREEDASDAITSLIRIGLQLLMPDMVRARRAMEIARLKKITFYDATYLQAAEELKTALLTADESQMIAGEDFVKTIHLSEVKI, encoded by the coding sequence ATGAGACTTGTTGTAGATGCGAGTGTGGTATCCAAATGGTTTAATATCGAGAAGTTTTCAGACAAGGCTGTTGAAGTGAAGGATGCGTTTGTTTCAGGCGCATTGGAACTGGCTGCACCGATTCATATCATCTATGAAGTTGGGAACTCCATATGGAGGAACAGGCAGCTCAGGGAGGAGGACGCCAGCGACGCTATCACATCACTCATCCGAATAGGCCTGCAGTTGCTTATGCCTGACATGGTGAGAGCAAGACGAGCCATGGAGATCGCTAGACTGAAGAAGATAACTTTCTATGACGCCACCTACCTACAAGCAGCTGAAGAACTGAAGACCGCGTTATTGACTGCTGACGAGAGTCAGATGATTGCGGGCGAAGACTTCGTCAAGACCATCCATCTAAGCGAAGTCAAAATATGA
- the amrS gene encoding AmmeMemoRadiSam system radical SAM enzyme → MDHSRRIFFKLALGCGAALGLGFLSLRNIQSKRSQTSNLSQTEPYEAMFYRTLSSGKVQCELCFRHCVILPGARGFCGNRLNIDGQLETLVYGKPCAVQVDPIEKEPQFHVLPGSRILCIGTAGCNFKCTFCHNWEISTRTIEETGYVDLPPEKAVESALENHVAAISFTYNEPTVFYEYMYNTAKLARERGLKTIFHTNASMNEKPLRILLTHIDAVAVDLKAFTAEFYRSTSFSELTPVLETLKTIHNEGVWMEIVNLIIPTLNDNMENIREMCIWIRDNLGVEVPIHFNRFQPAYKLTNLPPTPVKTLEKAREIALQTGIEYVTIGNVPGHEANSTRCPRCGETIIKRTHFTVHQVNIRDGRCRNCGHKIPGIWGG, encoded by the coding sequence ATGGATCATTCGAGGAGAATTTTCTTTAAACTCGCCCTAGGATGTGGGGCAGCCTTGGGCTTGGGATTTCTAAGTCTCCGCAACATACAGTCTAAAAGGAGTCAAACCTCAAACTTAAGCCAAACCGAACCTTATGAGGCTATGTTCTACCGGACGCTTTCCAGTGGCAAGGTGCAGTGCGAACTATGTTTCAGACATTGCGTCATCCTACCTGGGGCGAGGGGTTTCTGCGGCAACAGGTTGAATATTGATGGGCAGCTAGAAACCTTGGTCTATGGTAAGCCATGCGCCGTTCAAGTCGACCCCATAGAGAAGGAGCCTCAATTCCACGTCTTACCCGGAAGCCGGATCCTATGCATAGGAACAGCCGGATGTAACTTCAAATGTACATTCTGCCACAACTGGGAGATTTCAACCAGAACCATTGAGGAGACCGGATACGTCGACTTACCGCCTGAGAAGGCTGTTGAGTCAGCTCTGGAGAATCATGTCGCCGCCATATCCTTCACGTATAATGAGCCCACAGTCTTCTATGAATATATGTACAATACCGCGAAGTTAGCTAGGGAGAGAGGGTTAAAGACAATATTCCACACAAACGCCTCCATGAATGAGAAGCCTCTTAGAATACTGCTTACACATATTGATGCTGTTGCTGTTGATTTGAAGGCTTTCACAGCTGAGTTTTACCGTTCAACATCATTCTCAGAGTTGACCCCTGTCCTAGAGACTTTGAAAACCATCCACAATGAAGGTGTATGGATGGAGATAGTGAACCTCATCATCCCAACATTGAACGACAACATGGAGAACATAAGAGAGATGTGCATATGGATACGAGATAATCTAGGTGTAGAGGTTCCAATACACTTCAACAGGTTCCAACCAGCATACAAACTCACAAACCTACCACCGACACCGGTAAAAACCCTGGAGAAAGCAAGGGAGATAGCATTACAGACTGGAATAGAATATGTCACAATAGGAAACGTCCCAGGACATGAAGCAAACAGCACAAGATGCCCCAGATGCGGAGAAACCATAATCAAGAGAACCCACTTCACAGTACACCAAGTAAATATCAGAGACGGAAGATGCAGAAACTGCGGACACAAAATACCAGGAATATGGGGCGGATAG
- a CDS encoding nodulation protein NfeD has product MNRRSFVLVQALLCNILITVAWAQMQPATGRVVVVEVKGLITSATSEKVEEALKFGIDLQAEAIIIILDTPGGQLDATMRIVEAIERSRIPVISFVYPIGAKAWSAGTIILIGSHIAAMAPHTIMGSAQPVSYSPLGGSEPVTEKKVLNAVSTFIVERARMHNRNETAARLFVEENLNLNSEDAHRLNVVDVLASDLNDLLRLIDGRVVSTAGGQSTLKTRFASIVDYSPSLRVSILTAISNPILAYLLFALGLYALIFGLATPGYGGEVIGAVALLTGLIGLGFDLNLGGLLILGLGALLMIAEAYTAGFGILGGAGIFCLILGGLLLLPYTSPKWLIAPEWYSQFMSIALGVLTVLGIFTLIMIYKILQARRRKPVMGGLIGIEVYATEDIENGKTGFVRYMGEYWKARATERVGAGEKALVIGKDGPILIIRRAQGRDEKA; this is encoded by the coding sequence ATGAACAGAAGATCATTCGTGCTCGTACAGGCCCTTCTCTGCAATATTCTCATCACCGTAGCTTGGGCTCAAATGCAACCTGCAACAGGTCGAGTTGTCGTCGTCGAAGTTAAAGGCCTGATAACTTCGGCGACTTCCGAGAAGGTGGAGGAGGCTCTGAAGTTTGGCATAGACCTCCAAGCCGAGGCCATAATCATAATTCTCGATACTCCCGGTGGACAGCTCGACGCAACCATGAGGATCGTTGAGGCTATTGAACGCTCAAGGATACCAGTCATATCATTTGTTTATCCAATCGGTGCTAAGGCTTGGTCTGCAGGAACTATAATACTTATAGGCTCCCACATCGCAGCTATGGCCCCCCACACTATCATGGGGTCAGCCCAGCCTGTAAGCTACTCGCCCCTTGGAGGATCAGAGCCTGTCACCGAAAAGAAGGTCTTGAACGCCGTCTCAACATTCATCGTTGAAAGAGCCAGAATGCATAATAGGAACGAGACCGCTGCGAGGCTATTCGTCGAGGAGAACCTCAACCTGAACAGTGAGGATGCGCATAGACTCAATGTGGTAGATGTCTTAGCGTCAGACCTGAATGATCTCCTCCGCCTCATAGATGGTAGGGTGGTGTCTACCGCCGGAGGTCAATCAACCTTAAAGACTAGGTTTGCATCTATTGTAGACTATTCTCCAAGCCTCAGAGTCAGTATCTTAACAGCGATCTCAAACCCTATCCTTGCATACCTACTCTTTGCTTTGGGCCTATACGCGTTGATATTCGGCTTGGCAACTCCTGGATATGGAGGGGAAGTTATTGGTGCGGTGGCCCTCCTCACCGGACTGATAGGCCTGGGATTCGACCTGAATCTCGGTGGGCTACTGATCTTGGGCCTCGGAGCTTTACTGATGATAGCTGAAGCATACACGGCAGGGTTCGGCATATTAGGCGGCGCAGGCATATTCTGCCTGATTCTCGGCGGGCTCCTACTCCTCCCCTACACATCCCCAAAATGGCTTATAGCTCCAGAATGGTACAGCCAATTCATGTCGATCGCTCTAGGAGTCTTAACCGTTCTAGGCATATTCACCCTCATCATGATCTATAAGATATTGCAGGCTCGGAGGAGGAAACCTGTCATGGGAGGGTTGATAGGTATAGAAGTCTATGCAACCGAAGATATAGAGAATGGGAAGACGGGCTTCGTAAGATATATGGGTGAATACTGGAAGGCACGGGCTACCGAAAGAGTCGGTGCTGGAGAGAAGGCTCTTGTTATAGGAAAGGACGGCCCCATACTCATAATCAGAAGAGCTCAAGGCAGAGACGAGAAGGCATAG
- a CDS encoding slipin family protein, with product MLDLLGYFILIIIVLWILSASIKVVREYERGVVFRLGRFIGAKGPGLFFIVPIADRFIKIDLRIVAFDIPKQRVVTKDNVSVDVDAAVYYRVFDPAKAVLQVENYLQATNLLAQTTLRDVLGQVDLDDLLTKREELSKKIGEILDTYTDPWGVKVTAVAIKDVSIDETMLRAIAKQAEAERERRARIIVAEGEYLAAEKIAAAAEKYTTPGALRLRELQTLTEIAREKNMVVVTSTAAEDIGKIASMVKALQERK from the coding sequence CTAGACCTTTTAGGTTATTTCATTTTGATAATAATTGTTTTATGGATACTGTCCGCATCGATCAAGGTTGTGCGTGAGTATGAGAGGGGTGTGGTCTTTAGGCTGGGGAGGTTTATTGGTGCCAAGGGTCCAGGCCTATTCTTCATAGTCCCTATTGCTGACAGATTCATAAAGATCGACTTGAGGATCGTCGCATTCGATATTCCGAAACAGAGAGTTGTCACTAAGGATAATGTAAGCGTGGATGTTGACGCTGCCGTATATTATAGGGTCTTCGATCCTGCTAAAGCAGTCTTGCAGGTTGAGAATTACTTGCAGGCTACGAATCTTCTAGCCCAGACAACTTTGAGAGATGTTCTAGGCCAGGTTGATTTGGACGACCTTTTGACCAAGAGGGAGGAGCTAAGTAAGAAGATAGGTGAGATACTTGATACTTACACTGATCCTTGGGGTGTGAAAGTCACCGCTGTAGCGATCAAAGATGTAAGTATAGACGAGACTATGTTGAGGGCGATAGCGAAGCAGGCTGAGGCTGAGAGGGAGAGGAGGGCCAGAATAATCGTTGCTGAGGGGGAATATCTTGCAGCTGAGAAGATAGCTGCGGCCGCTGAGAAGTATACAACCCCAGGAGCCCTAAGGTTGAGGGAGCTCCAGACATTGACGGAGATCGCAAGAGAGAAGAATATGGTAGTGGTTACTTCAACAGCTGCTGAAGATATAGGTAAGATTGCATCCATGGTTAAAGCCTTGCAAGAGAGAAAGTAG